The Vulpes lagopus strain Blue_001 chromosome 24, ASM1834538v1, whole genome shotgun sequence genome has a window encoding:
- the LOC121481879 gene encoding glycine-rich protein DOT1-like: MARTLGASSRGASTGGASTPGASSWGGLQPGQPPLGGPPAGWGGLQPGSLHSGGLHSGSLQPGRLAGRARFLGGPRTDGNYASRQSAGPGGGAGRDRARTVGVAGAGPSGGRGRAVGVAGGRGGAGEGALCRERRAAFVCSRGCGRSVAPAGRGPGCGRRGAAASGGGGERRGAAAQHAGGRPAPGGARPGRGGRGGEAAAEGMRAAGGRLGAGRC, encoded by the exons ATGGCTCGGACCCTGGGGGCCTCCAGCCGGGGGGCCTCCACTGGGGGGGCCTCCACTCCGGGAGCCTCCAGCTGGGGCGGCCTCCAGCCGGGGCAGCCTCCACTCGGGGGGCCTCCAGCCGG CTGGGGCGGCCTCCAGCCCGGGAGCCTCCACTCGGGGGGCCTCCACTCGGGGAGCCTCCAGCCGGGGCGGCTTGCGGGCCGGGCGCGGTTCCTCGGCGGACCCCGGACGGACGGAAACTACGCGTCCCGGCAgtcggcggggccggggggcggggcggggcgtgacCGGGCCCGGACCGTGGGCGTGGCCGGGGCGGGGCCCAGCGGTGGGCGTGGCCGGGCGGTGGGCGtggccggcgggcggggcggggccggcgaggGCGCATTGTGTCGCGAGCGCCGGGCCGCATTTGTCTGCTCGCGGGGCTGCGGGAGGAGCGTGGCGCCCGCCGGCCGTGGGCCCGGGTGtgggcggcggggagcggcggcgagcggcggcggcggggagcggcggggagCGGCGGCGCAGCATGCCGGGGGGCGCCCGGCGCCCGGAGGAGCCCGCCCGGGGCGAGGCGGCCGGGGCGGCGAGGCGGCGGCCGAGGGCATGAGGGCGGCCGGCGGGCGGCTCGGCGCGGGGCGCTGCTAG